acacctgGGACCAGTCTTTCAGCCTGTCTtgcaaaaccaacgttcgggaaccggtctctccctgtcagggaccggttgccaCAAGCTTGGTCGCGACACTGTtccgaggggaccggtctctccctgccagggaccggtccccgagagcaaaaactCTCAGGATCTGCCAAAAATCCGGAAttcaaactttttaggtcgggATACATTCTACGACCTTCCACAAAGCGTGAAAAAGCTCGGAacccatatcaaacactcgaacgttgcaatttgcacaggtctagtgtgttacagttGTGGCGCCAACAGATATCTTAACGGTTATTTGGTTTGCACTTCATTCGAATAGTAAAAATGTCTCAAGGAATGCAGCGATTCTCAATTTGATCTATTCATCTCAACCATTCTACTCACGGGTTTTCTCTTGGCggatcaaatcaaataattctTATACTACATTATTAAAGCCAATTATTCAGGACAATTATTTGATCTCATTATTCAACTCGGTACTGGTGGTTCATAGCGATCTCCCAATTAAGCAACTTAATAGTATGATGATGCCTATGATAATTGCTGTTTGATTCGTCTACACCAGTCGACTGGCATTGGTATAAATCAATAATCTCGTCCGATCATCCGTGTCAAACCTTTCTTGCTTACCAATCCGATCAAACGTCCCAGAACATCGAACGGAcggtaacattttatttttgctaCAATGAGCCAACAGCTGATACGGTCGCATGTGGAAAACGGTATCCGCGAGTGAGTGAACGCGGCGCTTGTGACTTAAAATAGCCATCCGGGTAGCACCACTGACCGACCAACCAACCAAAAAgccccgaacccgaactcgaaagAGCGAGCGCGATCCATGCATCCGCTCATGTCACTGCGCGCCCACACCCACCCGCTTTCGAACCCGGACGCCGCATATCCCTGCTACTCCGACGACAACCTCCTCGTCGGCTTGCGCCGTTACTCCCTCACGCTGCCCCTCCCGCTCCCGTCGCGGAACCGGAACCGGAACCGGAACCGGAACCGCCTACCCTCGGCGCTGTGCGCGAATGGTCCTCTGCCGCAACTGCCCATCAACGAGTCCTCGTCCTACTCGTCGAGGCCGAAGCCGAAGCCGAAGCCGAAGCCGAAGCCAAATCCGCTTCCCGTTCTCCTCGCCTCTGCTGGCTTCCTATGCTGCGCCCGCGCCTTCCTCCGCTATCTTCCGTCAGACTTTCCTGAGCGGTGGCGTCTTCTGCTGGAGTTCGCAGAGGGTGCGGAGGCGAAGGTGACGCAGCAGCTGCCCGCGCACCTGATCCAGGCCGTCCTGGCCTCCGAGGATCGCCGCTTCTTCTACCACTTCGGCGTCGATCCGTATGGTATTGCACGGGCTGTCGTCCATTACCCCAACGGTGGGGGCGGGAGCACCCTCACCCAGCAGGTGATCCGCCTTGTTCCCCTGTTTTAATTTCTCTGTCCTGGAATTTTGTCCTTTAGTCGTATTAATTTTTCTTAGCTTCCAGAAATTCCGTTAGAGCACTCAGGTCGAAAGTATATATATCATGAATAAGATGGGTCTGGCCGTTTCCTAGCTTGTGCTAGTTTCGCCACTGTCGTCTGATGTCTGCCAAGATGCACCAAagtctccattttttttttttcctttctcatcGCGTTTCCTTTCAAATTCATTGagtgataaaattttacttaaagggtgcgtttggttcgcgctatcttttaaagattcctagtaatccaatgggaataaaaaaatatgacggtgtttggctaaacgcactaagtaatctagttggtaatattggattcaatATCCTTTGTAAAAAGTGAGATTTGGCCTATTATGGACTCGACAACTCGACAATATTAGCAACAAAGACAGCATGTAAATTTGCCATTATATAAGCCAGGCCACACTGCCACATGCTCTAGCCCCACCGGCATGATATATTCCGGCAAGGATGGACCAGCGtagtaatttctttttttttttttggttggtgggtgggggggggggttgGGTGGGGGGTTGCAACCGTGCTATCTTCTCTATTAATTTCATTTGATAGGGCAACCAACAATTCATTATAAAAGTTTCTTATGACTTCCCATTGTCTGTATCTCAGCGACCAACAATTATATGCCATCTTTAGGGTAATATCTTGATTTTACAAGGAACATTGCCTCAAGCTCTAGTAATATTCAATCTCATTGTGCTATTTTCTTCCTTTACAAATATAGTTAATGAAAAATCTTTATAGAGCTGAGATTGTTTAGACAGAAGGGGGCATTATTACATAAAGATATGAGTGCCAATTTAGGAAATTAAGAGTTTAGGGGCACGCTTGCATAAGTATTATAGTTTAAACTTGAAGGGATGTTGTGTGACACCCCTAGAATTTAgaataatcttatatataagatataacagggctaaacctcttaatccggctatagtattttgggcggtggctaaGTCCAAGAGTTTGAGAGGGTTAAGAATGCTAggactagagtagttctagaatgggcGACCTCTTGGGAAGCGGGGCATCACATGTTGGTAAAGATACCCCCTCCCCCTCCACTTTTCCTTTCGTACTTTGTACAAGATGGATCTTTGTTTGTGTGTACCACTAGAATTCTCCATGAGGTGCTTAATCGTTCACTTGTGCTAAATGGACTAGACGGATGTtagaccaaatttaaaattttattatggaAGGTACTTTGTTATATTTCCCtgatttttttcattattgtgGTTCATTGCTATAGCAATGCGCCACATATGCTTTAAGTCTATTCTGTACTTGGCAATATCTGTTATATTGGATTTACCGGTTATATGAATTGCATGtaatatgtatatttaaaagttattgCCTCACTGTGTAATCTTATAAATCATTTTCCTTATTGCAGCTTGTGAAAAATGTCTTTTTGACAAACGAGCGTAAAATTTCCAGGAAGTTCGTTGAGGGAATATTATCCTTGTTTTTAGAGAGAAGAATGTCAAAATGGGAAATTCTGTATTCTTATTTGAATAAGGTATGCCTTTTCTCACAATCTATATTATTCTATGTTTGTGTGGAAGATACATTGGGGGTGCTTGGAGTCTTTGCAGTTTCCCTTCAGTGTACTAGTTTATCTTGAAAGATTGATCATGATAGGGATttaaatgaaatttgaaatatagatCTGATTAGTTGCTTATATGTTTGAATACACACTTGGATAATTATGACCTTCTGGAGATATGTCTACTAGTTAGTTTTGTATAAGGAACGTACCTAGTAGGTGGCCAAGATAACTGTGCATATCAACCCATACTCTATTACAGGGTTTAAAGTGCCGTCCtatgccgtacggcacggggcgaaTAGGGGCACAGtacagggggggtctcggactaaggattaaagtgcccatcggtACGGACAGTATCTATCGTACCGTATCGTGTtagcaagatatcggcacgatacagtcctcgtgccgatggcacaactcaaaaccctctattcttgaaattagtaagtaatttaaagttcaaaagatttgataaaaatacgtaataaataattggcatattttgttgctaaaaaaagtaaatatttcatagggctttttttgcaaatagcccccttacaattttttttttttaaaattggccctgtcaaaaatttatttgcaaaaatggccctagccccgccacgcaagcgtcACGTCAGCgtcacgcgggcggggctgggccagatagttaagttgaacacggtgaaccattcaccgtgttcaatacaaagtttttgtattggacacggtggacacggtgaatgattcaccgtgtccaatacaaaatagctaagatcgaaatatttgtattggacacggtgaaccattcaccgtgtccaatacaaataattggacacggggaatggttcaccgtgttcaacttaaatacctgggcccgccctgcccgcgtggcgctgacgtggcgctggcgtggcagggcagggccatttttgcaaataatttttggacgaggctatttttgtaaataaaatttgtcaaggggctatttgcaaaaaaagccctatttcataccattacgtgtcggcacacgtatattttttgtgaccgacacGCATCGGCATGGCCCAGCAcgcaccgtgtcgtaccgtgctGACAAGTTTTCAGCACGATCCCGTCCCGACAAGTTTCCTGCACGAtcccatgccacggcacttaaatccttgtctCGGACCCCCTTTCCGTCCCGCGGCATGCGGCGTCGTGCCGCATGAGACAGAGCGGCATGGCGCAGTGTGCCAAGGCATAGTGCTGTGCTGGACTGTGCTActtattttttcctttacttttttacgttttgctttttttttctttttgttttgttctttggggtaTCCGAAGCATTCTGGGTACCCTACACCCCTCAAAGacattgcaaatcgaaaatttacttattaggtaagtcaaaaaaattataatttaatttcttttgtttatcaatatacggaCAAAAGATTTGTCCGCATCCTCCGCTTCCACTATAGACATccattttttattcataaattattttatcaaaatttttcgcACTATgaaatttttggcgaattagaggaacaaaatcgaactcaataaacaaattttgaggcacatcaaacatataattttatttttgcactaaaaaattgaaaatactgataaaattaaaagctaaattaaatcatttgatacttaaatttatttaatttatttgtcatataatttattgcttaatttttttgatagatctactaattttttgaaaaaattaattttttcaaatacattttaaaatgattttttcaaataatttttaaaattattcttttgtattttataaaagaaagaatgtaatatggtcaaaagaaaaaaagaaagaaagatgtctttgcattttaaaaagtttaacctgtaaaaatttctattctgcatcaggtatagttgtactttacatgcaaaaaagtttacaaatatgttaattgatgagtacagtaagctatatatagcaaatattcataattatttgattaaatctttcaaaataatattataaaagcttattggaattaaaaaaactgaaataagtccgtACCAAAGcatgccagtaggaggtcgaAATTGGCTAGGTGCTTTCGAACCATGACCGTGGTCTATATGAGCAGATAGAGCTTGCTTTATTGCAGTTGACATGACGTATGCCATCAAAATTNttttaaaatgattttttcaaataatttttatttgtattttataaaagaaagactgtaatatggtcaaaagaaaaaaagaaagaaagatgtctttgcattttaaaaagtctaacctgtaaaaatttctattctgcattaggtatagttgtactttacatgcaaaaaagtttacaaatatgttaattgatgagtacaGTAAGctatatataacaaatattcataattatttgattaaatctttcaaaataatattataagagcttattggaattaaaaaaactgaaataagtccgtACCAAAGcatgccagtaggaggtcgaAATTGGCTAGGTGCTTTCGAACTATAACCGTGGTCTATATGAGCAGATAGAGCTTGCTTTATTGCAGTTGACATGACCTATGCCATCAAAATTGCTGGAAATTTGGATGTTTGGGACCTAATTGCAACAAAATATAAAGGCTAGGGACCCAATAGCGAAAaaaaaggttagggaccaaagtgaaaaaagaataaaggttagggataaatggtgcaattaacccttttattTGTGTTCTACAGGATTCATTATAGTTGCCAATTTTAGGGAATATCATAATACTGCTCTTTGTTGTTTAAGTTGGTGCTTGCTGACTATTGCTACTTCACGGTGCCAAACTCTATCTGCTAGTAGTGTCATGGTAACATGATAAACCGTGTTGTGTTCATTGGTCCATACTATTGCGGACATCTAATTGGCATCTCACCAATTTGTGATAATTTAATCCTTATCGTGCTTTGCAGTTGTGTGGACCTAATGTACTAAATTGGTGAAGTAGATGGATTTTGGTCCTTCTTTAGTTTTGCATATTTCCTTCTTGCTTACAACTAGACAAAAGGTTTCTCTAATCTGCTTTTGTCTTGTCTAATGTATCAAGTAAAGTGCAGATGCCTTTCTCTGTTTGAAGTATCGCTGCTAGGCACTTTGGTTTAACATTCATTGAGCAACTTTATCATGTCGCAATACGTTG
Above is a genomic segment from Ananas comosus cultivar F153 linkage group 15, ASM154086v1, whole genome shotgun sequence containing:
- the LOC109720936 gene encoding uncharacterized protein LOC109720936, with translation MHPLMSLRAHTHPLSNPDAAYPCYSDDNLLVGLRRYSLTLPLPLPSRNRNRNRNRNRLPSALCANGPLPQLPINESSSYSSRPKPKPKPKPKPNPLPVLLASAGFLCCARAFLRYLPSDFPERWRLLLEFAEGAEAKVTQQLPAHLIQAVLASEDRRFFYHFGVDPYGIARAVVHYPNGGGGSTLTQQLVKNVFLTNERKISRKFVEGILSLFLERRMSKWEILYSYLNKMYWGHGKYGIESASLFYFGKHPSDLNVGESALLAGILPSPETLNPFTSPNRGKYSQARALRRMVAAGFLDLETALLIVKQPLSFPAELGNTNEDSKDGRKEIRCCSAIKDNMGLEDGMRIMESGRRHEKLGIAGA